The genomic segment TCGTCTACTCCATAACCCTTCTCGTCTACTCCATAACCCTTCTCTTGCACCTGTGCCAAGCCCAACATTTGTGTGGCTTCCACACCCCAAGGGCCCTTCTCTTAGTTCTGGGAGGATCACTCCAGTCCCTCCACACCCAGGCACACCCATTCAGTTACCACCCAGGCACCTGAACTCCAGGCCAAAACAGGGCCACATGCCCCAGTGCCTTTGTCTGTATTCTGCTCCCAGGCTGCCAGGCCTGGGAGGAAATAAATGTACCCTAGTTGCTGCTCTCTCCGATATCTGCCTCCTGTTTTGAGTTGAGGGGTGGCTCTGACTCTGTTTGAGGCAGAGGAAGCCTGTCTGTATGTGTCTCCTAGTCCCAGTCTTTTTTCTCATTCTGGATCCCAATTGAGCTGTAACCTTATTCTTGCTGAGATCTCACTCAAATCCCATGGAAACCAAGACTAGAAGTCTGGGCCATCTCTGCTTCTGCTGCAAGAGCCAGACCTGTGGGAGGTCTCAGTGTCCCCCTGGCTGTGCCCCCCAAGGCCATATTTGCCCCTCTCAGCTTCTGTGCTTGAATGAGTCTGTCCCCACTTGCCTCTACCTCTCTGATGTCATACACTATGCTCAGGAtcttcttccccaccccaggcctctgCAGGGAGAGGGGGTGCCATCCCAGGATACAAAGCAGGTCCCCAGACCCTGAGGGGACAGCCCAGGGATGCTGTTTGGGGCTTCTGGGAGGGCTGAGAGGCAGTGACATCCTAGGGGGATAACCCTGGTCTAGTAGGAGGGTCCCAGGGTTGTCCACAGGGCAGAGATGACTTGCTGGTGGAAGGATGGGCTAGGAGGCACAAATAGGGAGCATGGAGCTGGGCTGGGTTCCCCAGGAAACCAGCACATTTATTGATGCCTGTTCAGGTCCTGCAGACTTCTTGGTTTCACTTCTTGTGAGGGAAGGAGGCCCAGCCAAGGCAGTACAGGCTGTAGAGAGTGCCTAGGGAGGGAGTGTGGGGGGTACTGAATGAGGCCCCAGTTCCCTCCCTGAGCCCCATCTTGCTTCTGAGCCCATGCTGCAGGCTCGAGTCCCTTCCCAAACTGTCCTTCAGCTGGGGAAATGCTGGACCTTGATACAGACCAGGCTTCAGGCTTTCTCCCCAGATGCATCACTAGCCCAGCCATCTTCCTGGGACAGGAGCCCAAGCCCTGGAGTGCTCCCTCCGTATTTGTCAGCCCAGGCTCCCATAGGGTCCACACCAGCTCAGAATCCAATTCTCTGGCGAAACCCTAGCGCCAGAACCCGCCCCTTCCCCTCTCCATCTCGAGCCCCGCCGCCTCCTCCCGCAGTTCAGGCCGAGCCTGGCCCTGCACTCACCCCCCAGACACAGAGTCATCGTCACTCGATACAGGATGTTGTCTGTTGCACCGCCCTTCAAGTGCACCGGGAGACCATTGTCCTCCTGGAATTTGAGGGCACACGATGAGAAAGGCGCTGTCAGCATCG from the Capra hircus breed San Clemente chromosome 18, ASM170441v1, whole genome shotgun sequence genome contains:
- the LOC102175610 gene encoding cytochrome c oxidase subunit 7A1, mitochondrial, with amino-acid sequence MRALRVSQALVRSFSSTARNRLENRVAEKQKLFQEDNGLPVHLKGGATDNILYRVTMTLCLGGTLYSLYCLGWASFPHKK